In the genome of Odontesthes bonariensis isolate fOdoBon6 chromosome 20, fOdoBon6.hap1, whole genome shotgun sequence, the window ATAGAGACTGGAGACAGTCCCCCTCCCCGTCTGACCCCTTGATCTAATCATCCTTTTTTTGTTGTCAATTGTCCCCCCAGGCCCAGGCTCGATCTTATCACCATTTGTTTTAAACAGCAAGTCAGACAATAGTATCTACATACAAACTATACTCATTGATAACAATGTTATTTTCAAATGTTGTGGCTTTTAAACACCAGTTTATGAGAACACCCATTCTTTCTTCAGGCGAAACACATCTtgtgatttaatttttatttttttttgttattaaatTTGATTAAACAGCAAACTGAGCTTACTGATTACATGGTCCTGGTCCACATCTTCACAGTGACctggaaagataaaaaaaaaaaaaaaagaaaaaacagagtcAACAAACACTAGTAACACATTTTGAGTGATGTTGTGCCCTAAAGTAGTTCATTAGTGAGCACAGTTATACTGTTGTGTTACACTGAGTGGCATTGTATTCagatatgaaaaacaaaactgctGTTTATACTGTTCTACTTTTCAAGCATTTATGGACGCACTGTAGGTGGGCAAGCCGAAGACATAGgccagccccaaaccatgtttCTCAGCAAGCTCCTCAAACTTGGTCAACGTTGGCTCTGATAGATTGTCAGGTGACCTggctgcgcacacacacaaaaacaaggcACCATAAATGTATTATTAACCCCAGAATGACTCAAAGTTGGTAGTGACACCACCTGGCAGTCTGACATGGACATGGCTGGGGAACTTACTGTAGAGTTTCACTGTGACTTTGCCTCGCTTTTGGTAGAACATGACAGCATAGGAAGTGTAGTCTGTCTCCCCAATCACTATGGCTGTGTCCAGTTCAGGATTAGCTCCTGGTGGGAACAAAAGAGCAGAGTCTGCGAAGCTGCTTTCCACTTTTTGTTTGCAGGATGCTAATAGGGAAGAACTGACCTTTAAGCGTTAGTCGTCCTGTGGTTGAAGTTGGATGGTAGACCTGTAATATCTCCCAACACTGATGGTTActgagaagagaagaaaagagaataCCTCTTACTGACCCTTCATTATCACAGGaacattcttttctttttatggcATCTCTGTCTGTTTGCAAAAGCCAAGTCATTTTGACCAAAGACGAGAGGAAAGCTGGTGGATTTTACTGTTCTACCTCCCTCTTCCTGTTTTTGAAGGCACACAAACTCAGTAACATATGGTTGAAGCATGAAATCATCACACAGTTTGTGAGATTTGCTCCCTCTGCTGACAAATTGACGCAACGAAGAGACAACAAACTGTGGAGGTTATGCACTGTGTGAAGTCACAGATGTACTTACTGTCGTGTTTTCGTACTAACAGACAGCGTTTGGTCAGAGAGATATGTGAGGGTCAGAACAGTTGGTTCCATGTTGGTTGCACGTTTTATCATGAGAGGGCATTTGGAGGCAGTGTTTATGAGGTACCATTTCCCTGCCATCTGCAATACATTAGATCaagcaaacagaaaaagaacatATGCATGAGTTTTACATAACAAACATATTTTATGAGAATTGTACTTAaactgcaagtgtgtgtgtggtggtgcaAACCACAATAATGTGCATCTCATATGGGAGCGAGATTCGGATTCACGACTAGTCTTGATATGTAGGGTTCTGGAATGGTAGTTGTTCTGACCGCACAGCAGCACAAGTCAGTCAACCTCCCGCTGATCTGTCACCACTTTGGCCACTTACATCTTGAGGTTGGGAGCGTTATGATGGCTGCTTTTCGTCAGCCTAGTCTTTAGGCTGAAGCAGATCAGGGGTGTGGTTCTCCTCCAGATCTTCGTTTGCCTCAGCAAGAAGGCAAAGAGTGTGTAGCAGCAATCAAGCATGTAATTGCTCCCTGTTTCATGGTTCAATTTTGGCCCGTTGAAGTTCCCAAGAGTTATTATATGTGAGGCAAGGTTTGCCTCATCCCACTATAGTCCAATGAATTCAGATTTAGGGGTATGATAATCTCTGACAGGCCCTGCTCTACAAGCAAAAAGCACACATCTGTTTCAAAAGTAGTGTTTACTTTCTTTGCCCTTTAACAATGTTGATTTCCCTGAAAAATTCCCATATTGCCTCAACAGAATATTGACACAGTTACACAAGAACATTGACAGAAAAAGCCACCACACTTAAAACCACCATTAAAAATGCGAGAGGTAGTCTTGTATACTCAGAACTCTGAATAACAGAAAAATATTGAATTTTTCCAAAGTAGAAGTTGGGTAGAATTGCTTCGAGCTCCTGAACACCTTCCGCTCAGAGGTACATCGATAAAGAAGACATAAACAACCTGTATCACTGTTCTTAgatcaataaaaagtgtttctgtCGGTCATTGTCTCTTCAAAGCAATAAAAGCACTTTTGTCTGTTATATTGAGTTTAAACTGGCTGAAGGTATCTGTTTATGCCATGCTTTCCGATTCCTTCCTTGCAATCCTACTTGCGTGTGGTTTTGAGAAGATATGGTACATAAGTGAGAAACAGAATCACTCTCAGCGTGCAAAGGTCAGGTAACGGCACACTGAAATGTTTGCTGTGGTGAGGCTGAAATGTGCTGCTTGGACACAGTTCATGCTCTAATGCAATCAAAACTAGCTCTTCTCCTTCCACTGCAGCCTTTTCGTGCATCTTTTCTTTCAAACATTGTCATTGTTCACTTTTAATCGAAGTTTAAAAATTATCACTTTGTGCCAAATTCACAAATAACCAGGACTGTTAGATAGATTCACACATATGAATCTTAGTTATGACATTTGACATATACTCTGCAGTGTTTTGGGTCAATGTAGGCTTTAAATGATTTTCAGATCCTTGCATTCGGTTTTcaattcacattttcttttccggCAACCAGGCTGTGGGATCGTCTGCTTCACTATCCAGTCTCTTACCTGACCTATATCTACGTCCTGAGCAGGCGGGGTCTTGTCAACAGGTTCGACCTTTGGCTTTTTAGGTCGTCTTTGAGGTCGTGGACGACTCTTGGCTCCCCCTAAGGCGTCAGCGGGACccaagagacacacacacatcagcacCACCGCTGTCAGCATGTAGCGACTTGCTCCAGTCATCTTAGCCCTGGCGATTATATACCCAAGAGTCTCTCTTCTTGTCAAGCGCTCTTCTGCCCTTggtcttaattttttttcttattttccaaattcttttttcttatctttGTCTTGGGCCTTCTGTCCACTTGTCCCTTTGTTCTCTCTGCTGTTCCTTATCTGTTTTACTCAACCTCCAACACACTGTCCCAGGGGATATAGAGACAGAGGGCAGAAGAGCAACAGTGTGAAACAGAGGATGGTCTGTTGAGTTAAACATTAACTTGGTTTACTGGTAAAGCAGAGGCCAGTCTGAAGCGCTGCAGTGTTTGTTAACTACAGGGGGCAGCGATATCTTCTCATGAAATACCACTTTAAATTCACAGTAATTCTGGATTCTGAGAACAGACAAAATGTGAATCGACAGACAAAGCAATCAGCAAAGAGGGCGCGATTCCTCAAACAGACCAGTCAGATGGGCTAACATAAAAGTGTTCATGAAAACCTTTTTCATGAGACATGAATGCATCAATAAGCATATTCCACACAAATACAAATTGAATTCAGATTATTTTCTCgtcgctaaaaaaaaaagtttattcaaCAAACATTAGTAAAAACATTGATGCAATTCAAGAAGGACACGTGCTGCATGTTCTTTCATTAAACGAGTAGCaccttgattttctttttttctttttacccacCGATTCCCAAAGAGAAACTGTGTTTACAGAGTCATGGGAGGCCTCCTTCTGTTGAGGAATTCAACCAGCAGGACAGCAGTGCTGCACAAAGCCTGTTTAGGTCAAAAGGATGGAATAAATGCTCTGGTTAAACGCTACAACCAGTTATTAACCAGCAATTAAAGCAAGTCCATCATTTGCGCTCATCCTCGTCAGTTATGCCGTTTTCTCTCGGTTTAAATTTGAGGGCTGCACTGTTGATGCAGAACCGCTGACCGGTTGGGTCCGGTCCATCATCAAACACATGGCCAAGGTGGGCATCACACTgcgtgacaaaaaaaaaaacacatcagtttatggttgtatttttttagagAATGAAGCACGAAATCATAAGTATTGAACGTAATACACATTTTTGATTCtgatctgtgtatttttaaaaaatattacacacaaAGTTATAATAACTATTATCCTAAAAAACTGAACTTTGGTTCCATAGATCAAAACACAACTTACATTTTTACAAAGGACCTCTGTCCCAGCACTACCCAGGCTGTTGTCAGGGCGACGAATGATAGAGGCGTGGCTTTCATCACGCTCCCATGTCCCATGAGCCTCTTTGAATGCTGGCCAGCCTGTCCCCGAGTCATACTTAGCCTCTGAACTTTGAACAAAGGAAGCGAGATCCCCGTGATGAGCACCCATTCAAAATTCATGTAGCAGAACTTTctgttgtatattttttttagattaggGACTGTAGTCTAATCCACATAATGTCACGATTTGGGGTTAATAGTTAAACATTAACCTGTTACCTGAAGAGTGGAACATCACAGCAGATACAGTGGTACATCCCAACCTCAAAGTGGTTCAGGTACATCCCACTAAAAGGCTGAAACAAAGCAGAATGTCAAGAGCAGGACGCGGCTCAGCGGCTGTCTAGTTCTGTGATTTTGTGAGTGCAACAGTAACTTGTCCTCATTACTACAGTCAGACATGTGTCTATGTTACAGGTGCTTCTCAACAGCACTTTAGCCCTTATATTACATTGTGCAGGTTTGCAGCTGAACCTGATGAAGCTGAAAAAGGTCAGCAGTAAAGTGTCGATCAAAGTCCACCAGGAATTGTACTGTTGTCTCTGAGACAATATGTATGTCAGTGAGTCACATCAGGTACGTACCGGTGTCACAAATTCACAAGTGTTTCATATCCATTCGTCTATtccaggggtccccaaccaccgggtcgtggaccggtaccggtccgcgagacattccaaaccgggccgtgagattggggggggggaaatttttttttttttttttttttttaaaaagacatggaaatcgggaattctttcatttcactcgctagattctatacttggaaactgcatagattgcattataggaggccgattgtgcacgtttatttttttcaatgatgactgtctgtctgtcatcatatcctaatttgtaaaagcatctgctaaatgtaatgtctgttgaacgtaaagtacaaaaaaaaaaaaaaaaaaaaaaaagtattcccccccccccccccccccccccccccgaccggGCCGCGGGAACAAAttgcagaaccaaaccggtccttggtgctgaaaaggttggggacccctggtcTATTCATAACAACACAACAATTCACTGACAATCGAGGACAAATCTgaactcttttattttttattttttcccatatcagactcacctCCTCAGTTCCTTTCTCTCTGGTGACCACATACTGTTCTGGAGTCAGTTTCTTATGCCAGTCTGTATTCTTGTTGTAACGTGTGAGAGACTGCAGGCCTGCACATGGGAGAGGTCAGATTGTGCATATTGAATATACCATAATGTGATTGCATAACAAGGAGAACATGAAGCAAATTGTGGTTAATCATTAAGCGCATGCTTTTATGATAAGTTTTGCTTTGTCCTCTCTACTCAGAAGACAATGAACTACACGGGATTTGGAGGCACgttgaaaatatgtttaaaatctAATGATTTGGAGCTCCTTTAACACAAAAGATGAagttattctattctattctagtgTATACACACTTTGGAACATCGCCAGTTCTATTCAGTTTGCTGCAGTAGTCCTAACCTCTGTTAATCCACCGTGTTTCGTCCCCATGTTGTTCACGACAGTATTTAAACACATGCATCAAATAGTACCTTCAAACTAATTTAAAAATCCCTCAGCGTTTAAGACCCAGGACACAAGTGCAACGCTATGCAGCTGCAGACATTCACAGCCACAGGTCGATGCACAGTGAGACGGTGGAGAAATGAAAAGTTCCCTTGGAACTACCTTGAGATGTGGACACAGGACGGACGAACAGCGGGATCCTCCTCTGTATCACCGTTGATCGGACTGTCGAGTGTTGAGAAACACCAAGGAGACGAACGAGGAAACGCGACATGTTTGCCACCGCGGTGTCAAGTGTGTCCTGGAGTCAAGTGCAGCGCAAATAACAGCGGAGCCGAGCGCTCCCGCTGAGTCGGGATCGTTCATGCTGCGGCGAGTTCGCGCTGGTCCTCCGGGTCAAAAATCACACTTCCAGCTAAGCAGGTCAAAGTGGACTGTCTTTTTATTGCAAGAAATGTTCAAAGATCATTATTGTATCAATGTGCAGCTGGTTGTGCAGCTATGCTTTATTATCAGGGAGAACAGTTGATTTGAGAGGAGATTACAGTTGGTTGAGGAAGTAAATCTAAAGTGTTTGTACAGAGAACTCTTACTGGTGGACAGTAAAATGAGGAGCACCCCTAAAACAGCAACTTAGAGATTTGGCTTCTTTCTAAATTCTGAATCAACTTAAATCTATCTATTGAATAACCCTTGTTAAACAGACAATATTCTACATTTTGGCCTGTGCCTACATGAAAATAGTCAGCTGATGTAAAGGATTATTTAATGCATGCTTTGAAGCTCTGTCACACATCCAACACTTGTAGGATTCAGTGAAAGTCACTGATATACAAAGCCTATATACTCTGATACTGCAGAGCAGCAGGGGTATCGACTTCCAGTAAGCTTCCAGGCTGGTGCATGAGGTCCACTATGTAGCGGCAGGGCTGCGAAGAACTCTGATTGCTGAAGAGAAGAACCTCGTTCCAAGCCCGGTTGTACTCACCCCTAACCAGAGTGCAGGGCATTCCTATGCAGTCAGCCAGACACTGAAACATTTGAGAGGAAGCCTCATGAGAACTTGATCAATCAAATGGAGAGAAATTGCAAATGGAGGAGAGAGGGTAGCACGAAAAATATACTAATGTCTGTAAAGGAAGGGAAGGATAAGAGATCAAAGTGAAGCAGTTAAatatttggacatatttgaaATACCATGTGTGGTACCTTGAACAGAAGCGCTCTGTGGCAGTAGATTCCTTTGCTGATCAAACCAATAGGAACAACATTAGACTTGACCTGAAACTTGAGCTCCCTGAGGTGCAGCGTCCAAGAGAATTCATGCAGCTTCTCCATCGGCACTGCTCCACCCATGGCTTTGCTCACTAGCCTGACAGTCACAACAAAAACCCATCACAACGCAGACGTTCAAAATGTGTGTGCACTTCGTATCGCAGAATTGTCTCTCTGTACAGACTTGGAAGCAAATGTACACACAAATGTGTTTGTACATCTGCTTTTCAATTTCACATTTCAGTTAGCTTCTATGACTTTGGAAATTTGGAAATCAGTGACGTGTCAAGCATATACTTTTTATTCTTTCTACTTGTAACGGCAGCCCTGCATACTGGTTATGTGCCTGTTGCATTCACTTGTCACCTGGCCAGAGCAGCGTGCTGCTGTTGATCATCACTGATAGGCAGAATGGATTCCTTGGCCTCTTTAACTAGCATCTGTAATGAGACATCATCAGTCTCGTTCTGTGGTCTCTCTGTTGGAGACTCAAACCGAGTCTCGTCTTTTTGTTTgtcctcctctttctttttcctgtgcaaagaaacaattaaaaaaaaaaaaaaaggagtcatTCACCTGGCTGGCGAATTCAATTCGAGGTACTGCTCTACCTGCCTGCTTTGCAGTTCTGGCTACTAACGTCTGGGGTGCTCTTACTAAGCCTAGATTTAGTGCCAGTGGCTACTTCCCAGTGTCTCAGCCCAAACCCAGTCCTGGTGGCTAAAGGCTATAGTTCCAGTTTGCTCGGCCTGGTGAGGGTCACTTGCCCCTGCTGGCCCCCAGCTAACTTGTATTTTGAGGTAATTTCACGTTTCATTTTGTTCCTCACAGCATGTAAAACATTTGTTCAACCTAATCCAGTAAGTAATCAGGATTGGTTCCTCCAATGTTCTACATGCATGGGCCATCTAACCTCATCTGTCTTGGACTATAGGATTGTTTTGCAGATTCAAAGTAGAAATCCCAAAccataggttttttttcctcattataTGTCTTGAAATACATAAAACATCTTTTCGACATGTTTTGGTTATAACCTTGGTTTTTAGCAGAGGGGGACTTCATCGACCACTGTACAATGGGGCAAGTGTGTTCTTCTCTATTACGCTATCCAGGCAATGTTATATGAGTATGAAATAAGCATTTTCTCCCTACACATGCTCAGAAACACTCACCTTGGTGTCCTTCGGTCTTTCTTGCTGCTGGTGTCTGATTCTGATAGGCTGCTTCGTCTCTCTTCTCGCACATCTACCGTCTCTCTGCGCCACAAAAAGACGAGAAcaaagagatttatgcctgaTCTCAGGACTACTATAAATTATATCCACTTGCTTTGGGATATTTTCCCTGTTTTTGTCATATGTGAATTTCATGTTGATACTCCAATAAAGTGCAACTTACTCTTTTTTTACTTAAGCATGGATGTACTTTATTTCAGAATAAGAAATTCAACAAGATAGGATATTCCACATAGCTTATATCTACAATGTCATTCATGAAATACAGTTAATTTCATACTTTCCCACGTTCCACACCCAACATGTACGCTCAGGAAGGGTGACTGGACCGAAGAGaggtttcggtgcaatctgttggttttctttagCTAGGacattgttttttaattggctttgtacgtatgaattggactaatttttaatctaattaattataTTTGATTGGATTACGATTACAATGAACTAGACTCtaattgacttgaattggactgtatcattgaagtgccttgagatgacatttgttgtgatttggcgctacatgaataaactgaattgaattgagctgGGTTTTTATCTGCATGCATAAGAGGATTTCCAATGTTCTTGTctctaaaatatatatatatattttagtaTCAATGACTATTTTAATGCAGTGAGTGTACAAAACACATAGCAGCACACAAAAACACTGTTAACCTTTAATAATAAATTCATATCTTACACATAGACAGAAATGATCTGAGGCAAAAAGATTCTGATGTAATTCAACAAGGCAgggatgcagaaaaaaaacaactataatTAAATGTGGTGTGAGGCATTTTGCTTTTCAAAGTTACACTTGAGTCATGTAACACCCCAGAAGAGACCACAGATTACATAACATGCTGCTTAAGAATGCCTGAGTTGTTGTATGTACATGCATCCTAAAGGAGGCAGAGTGGAAAAGGGTGAATGTGAGGCACCCCAAGGGGGTAGAGCTCTCTTTTGCAGTCAAAGCATTTGTGACTGCATGCATCTTTTATCAAATGAGGCAGTAggcatgtgtgagtgtttaaGTGGATATGCATATGTGCTACATGCTGGCACCTTGCAGTGCatgcctgtgttttttttatgaagggTTAGAAGTCCATGAGTGTGAACATATAGGGTTTGAGTGTGTTGAGATCTTAAAAAGGGGATTGTTTACCCAGTGAGGCCACGCAAATGGGGCACACTGAAGGGAGCTGGagaagggggagaaaaaaaagaaaggaaggaaacAAGTGGAAAATAGAGCACTGGATTGGAGCAGACAAGGGGAGGAAGACAGAACTCCTACAGACAGAATAAATAGAATTTTGGAAGGATTGTAAGATGTAAGAATCATATAATGCTTCATGACAAAACTAGATCATGATTCTCCTTAAAAATATTCTTTAAGTACAAGCTCTAAAGCACAGTGATACATGTAGTTTATCtctcatttatgtctttttagaTAAATCTCCCTTTTAATCCATGAAATCATGCTGTGATATTGTTTACATACTCCGTAGTGGTGTTGACAACGATTATGGGTCGAAGCTGGTTGACTGGCTGTTTGGTCAGTTCCTCTAAGGTCAGAATCCTCTGACCTGAACAAGCCTgtaagacagagacagagagagtaTCAACTTAAAGAGTGGAAAGCATCAAACTTTATTATTTACAATCTTCTTTgtgaaaaacagagagaaacacaaaacCAAGAGGTGAGAAAGAAATAAGTCTGGTGTTTCATAATCCTGATCTAAATCATTTTCTCCCCTGTATCAATGACTACTGAAGGTCATGATTTTTCAAAGGGATTTCATTTGAACTTACTCTGTAATGCACAACAGCCTGAtggtgtgagaccatgtggacCCATATACTACACCTGAATAAATAATGTTAGTTACTAAACCTAATCAGAAAATGGTGTTGCCTAATCCTAACCAAGTGACATCAAAAGTTAGTGACTGGATCAaaccaaaagtttaaaaaaagctaTCCCACGGTCATATCGGTCTCAActatcttctttttgtttgtgtccTGCCCTACATCCAACTCTCCTCAAACTACCTTTTGACAAGCGTGTATATTACTCGTACAGTAAGTTAACACTTCATAATAATGTCTGCTCTGTTTACTGTTAGTGTTCATATGTTGTCCTGGCTGGTGTGCCAAGCATGACACTGGAGGACAACAAAAAAGTGAATAGGGGGTACACCTTAACTGCCCAAAAAAATGTTGTGTAAGAAGCTGGAATGCACACTTAACTGGAGGTCCATTAGTCCTCACAATAAATTTCCAGATAAAAATTGGGTGGGAGTAAGTTAAACACTGGACATTTACCCAATGGATAGTTGCCCCTGTTGGACACTGAAAGCCAGTGCAGtgtaaacattattttttttaaagggcatATCAGCCTCCTGTGGCCAAAATGAAtcagaaaaactacaaaaagatttttttaaccCGTCTctggaaaaatggaaaaaaaaaatagcctttAAAACATTGGCTTTTGCATCCAGATAGAAGTCAAACCCCAGTGTCTTTGGTAAAAGACCAAAGTTCAACCGGCTcattttttcattatttctaAAGAATTCAACACTTTGTCATGAACACCAAGCTCCAGATCACACACTTTCTTTCCTCACTTGCCTGTCAGAGCTTCTGCATAAACTACAGGAGCTAACAAACCTTCAAAGCATCATAGAAGCTGCCTGTAATAATGTCAGTGGAGGACAAATGTCCTGTCAGGCTGTATTTAACAGACAAGTTGGAGTTCAGCAGGCTGGTCATGGCAAACTCGCTGAAATGGTTCCTTCGATTCTCTGACTGGCTGATTTTCTGAAGTATTTCCAAAGCTCTGggacacatttaaaaacaagaaacataCAAG includes:
- the c8g gene encoding complement component C8 gamma chain, whose protein sequence is MTGASRYMLTAVVLMCVCLLGPADALGGAKSRPRPQRRPKKPKVEPVDKTPPAQDVDIGQMAGKWYLINTASKCPLMIKRATNMEPTVLTLTYLSDQTLSVSTKTRHNHQCWEILQVYHPTSTTGRLTLKGANPELDTAIVIGETDYTSYAVMFYQKRGKVTVKLYTRSPDNLSEPTLTKFEELAEKHGLGLAYVFGLPTYSHCEDVDQDHVINCVPSC
- the msrb2 gene encoding methionine-R-sulfoxide reductase B2, mitochondrial, whose protein sequence is MSRFLVRLLGVSQHSTVRSTVIQRRIPLFVRPVSTSQGLQSLTRYNKNTDWHKKLTPEQYVVTREKGTEEPFSGMYLNHFEVGMYHCICCDVPLFSSEAKYDSGTGWPAFKEAHGTWERDESHASIIRRPDNSLGSAGTEVLCKNCDAHLGHVFDDGPDPTGQRFCINSAALKFKPRENGITDEDERK